In the Arachis ipaensis cultivar K30076 chromosome B10, Araip1.1, whole genome shotgun sequence genome, one interval contains:
- the LOC110268420 gene encoding uncharacterized protein LOC110268420 encodes MLRAYVLDQLASWDRYMPLIQFAYNNSYHASIEMAPYEALYGRKCQSPLCWHETGERSLLGPEMKAETTEQIKKIRSQMLIVQSRQKSYADQRRKPLEFEEGEHRIGLVAYRSVLPPYLSNLHDVFHVSQLRKYTPDASHVLEPEPIQVKEYLTLSVIPARIDDTSVKRIHEREVSLVKVAWSRVSIEKHTWELESDMRKDYPHLFSGN; translated from the exons ATGCTAAGGGCCTATGTTTTGGACCAGCTGGCgagctgggatcggtatatgccattaatacagtttgcttataataatagtTATCATGCGAGTATTGAAATGGCTCCATATGAAGCTCTGTATGGCAGAAAATGTCAGTCTCCACTATGTTGGCATGAAACTGGAGAAAGGAGTTTGTTAGGGCCTGAGATGAAAGCTGAAACTACTGAACAGATAAAAAAGATTCGTAGTCAAATGCTTATAGTCCAGAGTCGCCAAAAAAGTTATGCTGACCAGAGGCGAAAGCCTttagaatttgaggaaggagagcaT AGAATTGGACTAGTGGCTTATAGAAGTGTCTTACCGCCATACCTTTCGAATTTGCACGATGTATTTCATGTATCACAGCTTCGAaagtatactcctgatgcaaGTCATGTTCTAGAACCAGAACCAATCCAAGTGAAAGAATATCTAACACTTTCAGTAATTCCGGCAAGAATTGATGACACCAGTGTTAAACGAATACATGAAAGGGAAGTATCATTagtaaaagtagcttggagtcgagTTAGTATCGAGAAACATACTTGGGAACTCGAATCAGATATGCGAAAGGACtacccacatctcttttcaggtaactga